The following are from one region of the Populus trichocarpa isolate Nisqually-1 chromosome 8, P.trichocarpa_v4.1, whole genome shotgun sequence genome:
- the LOC112325236 gene encoding LOW QUALITY PROTEIN: uncharacterized protein LOC112325236 (The sequence of the model RefSeq protein was modified relative to this genomic sequence to represent the inferred CDS: inserted 1 base in 1 codon): MENEERAHLESHYQTELESVKNEVSRLTDLLEQLLRAKNGEGTSARQLEGAPAVHIPQASQNQGANSANEQQFVPITPILPPHTPVTVDLTTEGVPDNRSPNLIDQDKLFALEERLRAGIKAGRIAMPVEKKGFIGRKREGDVNNLEDGYKGKKVDSHNPQPELTCEYHAGNPGHGIETCYAFKKRLMELIKIGWVSFEDKPNVNSNPLPKHASSSSGIGMIEEGNQCKVLKVSMKRLYDMLVQSGFLKTKVESHLEGDDYCEYHGREGHHIEDCIEFCEKMAKMLKMGELRIEPVRSSGEVSMMEGQMEMTGVCRVQQTANGPPRLILVKPSYRKGNHNAMPYNYGYASSVQAPFPLFQTEISGLTRSGRCFTSEELRKAKGKEVVDLDQALEVNKPVTEEESNEFLKLIKHSEYCIVDQLKKTPARISLMSLILSSEPHRNALQKVLNEAYVPQDIEHKTMEHLVGRIHATNYLYFTADELDTEGTGHNKPLYITVRCKDCLIGKVLIDNGSALNVLPKHMLEEMPIDESHIKPSTMMARAYDGSPRPIIGTLEVELYVGPQMFLVTLQVMDIHPSYSMLLGRPWIHAAGAXSSSLHQCLKYIMNGMLVTVKAEETVSMIKNVAVPFIEANDCKGNNIHAFEIVNTDWVPENTVLRRPRISEAARMASLCLLNRGIPVQYNFIIRIPEGVNLARMKSAAQRFGLGYQPNQEDYRWAAGRRRARRMARIKGREPDEEKLEIPPLSVSFSKAAYIMQHDKKAESLDQELSNLSINTLGENKVEGDDMKTVARKGDEALPQLTVYTIEEVSAKTFVRKLVEQQEQTWKPIAEELETINVGSDQLKKELKIGTLVTSEQRTKMIALLQEYADVFAWSYEDMPGLDTNIVVHKIPLEEGCKPIKQKLRRAHPDVWIKVKAELEKQWDAGFLEVVRYPQWVSNIVVVPKKEGKIRVCVDFRNLNKASPKDDFPLPHIDVLVDNAARSSTYSFMDGFSGYNQIKMAPEDKTKTTFVTPWGTFCYKVMPFGLKNAGATYQRAMVTLFHDMMHKEIEVYVDDMIAKSKRGEDHVEVLRKLFERLRKYELRLNPAKCSFGVKSGKLLGFVVSDRGIEVDPDKVRAIQAMSSPKTEKEVRGFLGRINYIARFIAQLTTTCEPIFRLLRKKNPGTWNEECEEAFNKIKHYLQNPPLLVPPVSGKPLVLYLTVTEAAMGCVLGQHDETGRKERAIYYLSKKFTECESRYTEIERLCCALVWAAKRLRHYMLYYTTWLISKVDPLRYICNKPFLSSRIARWQVLLAEYDIVYMTRKAVKGSAIADHLADNAVEDYEPLDFDFPDEDILSIEKEEEKTDWWTMFFDGAVNVYGNGAGAVIISPDKKQYPVSVKLHFECTNNTAEYEACILGLEAALELKIKKLDVYGDSMLIICQVKGEWQTKEEKLRPYQEYLSTLAKEFEEIRFTHLGREGNHFADALATLAAMTTIDLKCKVQPVHIDIRNDPAHCCLVEGEIDGQPWYYDIKNLVQNQEYPVGSSKTDKKTLRRLATDFYLDGEILYKRSFDGTLLRCLNEADARKALREVHEGICSTHASGHMIARKIQRASYFWMTLEKDCIDYVRKCHKCQVYSDKVNMPPAPLFNLISPWPFAMWGIDVIGPVNPKASNGHRFILVAIDYFTKWVEANSYAHVTQKVVKRFIEKDLICRYGPPEKIVTDNAQNFNGKIIVELCTKWKIKHSNSSPYRPKMNGAVEAANKNIKKIIQKMVVTYRDWHEMLSFALHAYRTTVRTSTGTTPYSLVYGMEAVMPLEVEIPSLRVLMDSELEEAEWAKVRYEQLNLISEKRMAAICHHQLYQKRMAKAYDKKVRPRLFQEGDLVLKKILSLPGDDQSKWAPNYEGPYIVKKAFSGGALKLARMDGEDLARPVNSDSVKRYYA; the protein is encoded by the exons atggagaacgaagaaagagctcacttggagtcacattatcagactGAGTTGGAGTCTGTAAAGAATGAAGTTTCTCGGCTAACCGACTTACTTGAGCAGCTTCTAAGGgctaagaatggggagggaacatcagcacGACAGCTTGAAGGAGCGCCAGCAGTTCACATTcctcaagcatctcaaaaccagggggcaaactcggccaatgaacaacaGTTTGTGCCTATTACTCCTATCTTACCACCTCATACTCCAGTCACTGTTGACTTAACAACGGAGGGAGtcccggataataggtctcccaATTTGATAGACCAAGACAAGCTATTTGCtctggaagaaagattaagggca GGGATCAAAGCTGGGCGAATAGCAATGCCAGTGGAAAAGAAGGGctttattggaagaaagagagaaggcgatGTTAACAATCTGGAAGACGGGTATAAGGGCAAGAAAGTAGATTCCCACAATCCACAA cccgagttAACTTGTGAGTACCATGCGGGTAATCCTGGGCATGGGATTGAAACCTGTTACGCTTTCAAGAAAAGATTGATGGAGCTTATTAAGATAGGATGGGTATCCTTTGAAGACaagcccaatgttaattcaaacccGTTGCCTAAACATGCCTCAAGTAGTAGTGGAATAGGCATGATCGAAGAGGGAAATCAATGCAAGGTGTTGAAGGTGTCCATGAAGAGGTTGTACGACATGTTGGTACAATCAGGATTTCTAAAGACAAAGGTGGAGAGCCATTTAGAGGGAGATGATTACTGTGAATACCATGGAAGAGAAGGACATCATATTGAGGATTGCATCGAGTTTTGCGAAAAGATggcaaaaatgctaaaaatgggGGAGTTGAGGATTGAACCCGTAAGGAGCAGCGGAgaggtgagtatgatggaaggtCAGATGGAGATGACAGGAGTATGCAGGGTCCAACAAACAGCTAATGGTCCCCCAAGGCTAATCTTGGTTAAACCGTCCTACAGAAAAGGGAATCACAATGCCAtgccttataattatggttatgccTCCAGCGTTCAAGCTCCTTTTCCTTTGTTCCAGACTGAGATAAGTGGGTTGACCAGGAGTGGTCGTTGCTTTACTTCCGAGGAGTTGAGGAAGGCAAAGGGCAAAGAAGTGGTAGATCTGGACCaagcactagaagttaataagCCCGTAACGGAAGAGGAGTCGAATGAATTCCtgaagttgatcaagcatagtgaatattgcatagtagatcaactaaagaagactccagctaggatctcccttatgtccttgatactcagctctgagccgcatcgaaacgccttgcaaaaggtattgaatgaggcatatgtaccccaagacattgaacataaaaccatggagcatctAGTAGGGAGGATCCATGCAACTAATTACCTATACTTCACAGCAGATGAGCTCGATACTGAAGGTACCGGACATAACAAGCCCTTATACATTACGGTTAGGTGTAAGGATTGCCTCATAGGAAAAGTACTCATTGATAATGGCTCGGCCCTTAACGTGTTGCCAAAGCACATGTTGGAAGAAATGCCGATCGATGAATCCCATATAAAGCCAAGTACTATGATGGCCAGAGCGTATGATGGCTCACCTAGGCCAATAATTGGGACTCTAGAAGTGGAGCTATATGTGGGACCACAAATGTTCCTAGTAACCCTTCAAGTTATGGATATCCATccttcctatagtatgttgttaggaagaccttggattcatgcagcggggg gtagctcatcattgcaccaatgcctgaagtatatcatgaatgggatgttggtaacTGTCAAGGCTGAGGAGACAGTATCCATGATAAAGAATGTGGCTGTGCCTTTTATCGAAGCGAATGATTGCAAGGGTAACAATATCCATGCctttgagattgtgaacacCGACTGGGTGCCGGAGAATACAGTGCTAAGAAGGCCAaggatctcagaagcagcaaggatggcaaGTCTATGCCTTTTGAACCGCGGGATCCCAGTTCAGTATAACTTTATTATCAGGATACCAGAAGGGGTTAATCTGGCAAGGATGAAAAGTGCTGCTCAAAGATTTGGGTTAGGATACCAACCTAACCAAGAAGATTATCGGTGGGCTGCTGGTCGGAGAAGGGCAAGAAGGATGGCTAGAATTAAAGGAAGAGAGCCTGATGAAGAAAAGCTAGAAATCCCTCCCCTTAGCGTGTCATTCTCAAAAGCTGCATacataatgcaacatgataaaAAAGCTGAAAGCCTCGATCAAGAGCTGTCAAACCTGAGCATAAATACCTTGGGGGAAAACAAGGTGGAAGGAGATGACATGAAGACAGTAGCAAGAAAGGGAGATGAAGCACTCCCACAACTGACGGTCTACACCATAGAAGAAGTCTccgccaagacctttgtgcgcaa GCTAGTAGAACAACAGGAACAGACTTGGAAGCCTATCGCCGAGGAACTCGAAACCATCAATGTGGGTAGTGATCAGctcaagaaagagttgaaaataggtacCTTAGTTACTTCTGAACAAAGGACAAAAATGATCGCCCTGTTACAAGAATATGcagatgtctttgcttggtcTTATGAAGATATGCCCGGTTTGGACACAAATATTGTAGTACACAAGATACCGTTGGAAGAAGGCTGTAAGCCAATCAAGCAGAAGCTGAGGAGGGCCCACCCGGATGTCTGGATCAAGGTCAAGGCAGAACTCGAGAAGCAATGGGATGCTGGTTTTCTAGAAGTAGTTAGGTATCCACAATGGGTATCTAACATTGTtgtggtgcctaagaaggaAGGGAAGATTAGAGTATGCGTGGATTTTCGGAATTTGAATAAAGCTAGCCCCAAGGATGATTTTCCTTtaccacacatagatgttttaGTGGACAATGCAGCCCGGAgttccacatattcctttatggatggtttttcgggatacaaccagataaaaatggctccggaggataagacgaaaacaacttttgtcacaccGTGGGGGACATTCTGCTAtaaggtcatgccatttggattgaagaatgcaggagcaacctatcaaagagcaatggtgactttgttccacgacatgatgcacaaggaaattgaggtgtatgtagacgacatgattgccaagtctaaaagaggagaggatcatgttgaagttttgaggaagtTGTTTGAGAGATTGAGGAAGTATGAACTAAGGCTCAATCCTGCCAAATGTTCATTTGGAGTTAAATCGGGTAAGctgttaggatttgtggtaagtgatagaggtatagaggtggatccagataaagtaagggccatccaagctatgtcatcccctaagacggagaaggaagtaagaggattcttgggaagGATAAACTACATTGCTCGGTTCATAGCTCAGTTAACAACGACGTGTGAACCAATATTCCGActactaaggaaaaagaatcctggaacctggaatgaggagtgtgaggaggcattcaataaaatcaagcattatttgCAAAATCCACCTTTACTGGTCCCTCCGGTATCGGGAAAACCTCTAGTATTGTATCTAACAGTGACTGAAGCAGCTatgggatgtgtattgggtcagcatgatgaaaccggaaggaaggaaagagctatttattacttaagtaagaaattcactgaatgtgagtctagatacacgGAGATAGAAAGGCTTTGTTGTGCGTTGGTGTGGGCAGCAAAGAGGTTGCGgcattatatgttatactataccacttggttgatttcaaaagtggatcctctgaggtacatttgtaacaagccatttctctcaagtcgaattgcaaggtggcaagttctattagcagaatatgacatagtaTACATGACAAGGAAAGCTGTAAAAGGAAGTGCAATCGCGGACCATCTGGCcgataatgctgttgaagattacgaacctttggattttgacttccctgatgaagatatattgtcaatagagaaagaagaagagaagacagattggtggacgatgttttttgacggtgcagtgaatgtatatggtaacggggccggtgcggtaataatctctccagataagaaacagtatccagtttcggttaaactacatttcgagtgcaccaacaacacagctgagtatgaagcttgtatcctcgggttagaagcggcattagagttgaagataaagaagttagatgtatatggagattcaatgttgattatctgtCAGGTTAAAGGGGAATGGCAGACTAAGGAGGAAAAGTTAAGGCCGTACCAAGAATACCTATCCACGCTAGCaaaggaatttgaagaaattagattcaCCCATCTGGGAAGGGAGGGGAATCATTTTGCGGATGCTTTGGCCACACTAGCTGCTATGACTACCATTGATCTCAAGTGCAAAGTACAACCGGTCCACATTGACATTAGAAATGACCCAGCTCattgttgcttagttgaaggagagatagacggacagccttggtattatgatatcaagaaccttGTGCAAAATCAGGAATATCCAGTGGGATCCTCCAAAACGGATAAGAAAACCTTGAGAAGGTTGGCTACAGACTTTTATTTAGATGGAGAGATTCtgtacaaaagatcatttgatggaaccttgctaaggtgtttgaatgaggcagatgctagaaaggcattacgggaggtccatgaggggatttgctcaacccatgctagcgggcatatgatagcaaggaaaatccaaagggccagttatttttggatgacactagagaaagactgtatcgactatgtcaggaaatgtcatAAATGTCAAGTTTACAGTGACAAGGTCAATATGCCACCAGCTCCTCTATTTAATCTGATATCTCCTtggccatttgcaatgtggggaatcGACGTGATCGGACctgttaacccaaaagctagcaaCGGTCATAGATTCATCCTTGTGGCTATTGACTACTTCACCAAATGGGTGGAAGCTAATTCGTATGCCCATGTAACACAGAAGGTAGTGAAGAGGTTCATAGAAAAGGAtttgatttgtcgatatggtcctccggaaaagatagtgacagataatgcacagaatttcaatggcaaaataATAGTGGAGCTGtgtactaaatggaaaatcaagcattcgaaTTCCTCACCATACCGACCAAAAATGAATGGCGCAGTAGAAGccgccaacaagaacatcaagaagattattcagaaaatggtagtcacatacagagattggcatgagatgttgtcatTCGCTCTTCACGCATACCGCACTACAGTTAGGACCTCGACGGGAACAACTCCATATTCGTTGGTGTACGGTATGGAAGCAGTGATGCCTTTGGAAGTAGAAATCCCGTCGTTAAGAGTATTGATGGACTCCGAATTAGAAGAGGCCGAGTGGGCCAAAGTGAGATATGAGCAACTGAAcctgatcagtgaaaagaggatggctgcaatatgtcatcaccaactgtaccagaaacgaatggccaaggcatatgataagaaggttagaccgcggttatttcaagaaggggatctagtattgaagaaaatattgtcactACCTGGAGACGATCAAAGCAAATGGGCACCGAATTACGAAGGTCCTTACATAGTTAAGAAGGCATTCTCAGGAGGAGCACTGAAGttggctagaatggatggagaagacctagctcgacctgtgaattctgactctgtaaaaagatattatgcttga
- the LOC127905619 gene encoding uncharacterized protein LOC127905619 produces the protein MGSKFAAMLFIFMIFMAISLPPIYAGTPCTQPHPPSYPHPPPPNPPYSSSPKTTNHEASTASWRPLTFQETTIATSSTTTNYNKSPASDNTSSNSTTYNKPSCDNTTTFFKLPSISTWFWWSSIWRRWWWWRRRRRWWWGWRGGSIPGVNPPPTTQPTCPINALKLGACVDVLGGLVHVGLGNPVENVCCPVLKGLLELEAAICLCTSKGLSSLTSPFSFL, from the coding sequence ATGGGTTCTAAATTTGCAGCCATgcttttcatcttcatgatcTTCATGGCAATATCCTTGCCACCCATTTATGCTGGCACTCCTTGCACTCAACCCCATCCACCATCATACCCTCACCCTCCACCGCCCAACCCGCCCTATAGTTCCTCACCCAAAACCACCAACCACGAAGCATCCACCGCATCATGGAGGCCACTCACCTTCCAAGAAACCACCATTGCCACCAGTAGTACTACCACCAATTATAATAAATCCCCCGCCAGTGATAACACCTCCAGTAATAGCACCACCTATAACAAACCCTCCTGTGATAACACCACCACCTTCTTCAAGCTACCCTCCATATCCACCTGGTTCTGGTGGTCCTCCATTTGgcggaggtggtggtggtggaggaggaggaggaggtggtggtgggggTGGCGGGGTGGCAGCATTCCAGGGGTTAATCCTCCTCCAACAACCCAACCAACTTGTCCAATCAATGCATTAAAACTAGGGGCTTGCGTTGATGTGCTAGGAGGCTTGGTGCATGTTGGATTAGGGAACCCAGTTGAGAATGTTTGCTGTCCTGTGCTTAAAGGATTGCTAGAGCTTGAAGCAGCTATTTGTCTTTGCACTAGTAAAGGCTTAAGCTCCTTAACCTCACCATTTTCATTCCTCTAG